A single Rhopalosiphum padi isolate XX-2018 chromosome 4, ASM2088224v1, whole genome shotgun sequence DNA region contains:
- the LOC132930764 gene encoding uncharacterized protein LOC132930764 — protein sequence MYSNTRNDELEPRPAPKPTHFQELSAKPEVPELSVVFDSSENNSKSLNRHPPYINSQNTHETYSEWKNRQNRSPPVHKDTRYYEPRNKQYYGSSSYSDCDQNPYGHFSDKMSYKSGSECHKCACQNTPTVKDIYSMMQLQNEQMKFLLETIQKLLVTVLSNQQTQHKCCCSENGQCKKDNDSKTTEVFKNDLTQEKCPSQYSHSNHSEKLQTNLKKSETVQKKTKTKQNLKYSGKPDITSIEKEKPKIPVNTRCDNSKDEKDNTKEKERRYSIISDESFDLNANDVQVIEDPISPEQSIHIDMKSSSEDSENSECEENDKKIEVGWTMYKNIIGQVNNLLEDNKSEQKCNVAEQIECVKPTATITPKNFEPYKHFMLPENSKIDSSLQMQALAMQYLSPEQAIKFDMNKHFVPTTQATMKSPNNYSISTLHYMERYQLIAPEKSYTSENPQQKLPTEGLLNKNKKALRKNKTPSKILNITELKQQPKLS from the exons ATGTACTCAAATACTCGCAACGATGAACTCGAACCTCGTCCGGCACCCAAGCCCACACACTTTCAA gAATTGTCAGCCAAACCTGAAGTCCCAGAATTATCAGTCGTATTTGATTCTTCAGAAAATAATTCAAAGTCATTAAATAGACATCCACCATATATTAACAGTCAAAATACTCATGAAACGTATAGTGAATGGAAAAATCGTCAAAATCGCTCACCTCCAGTACATAAAGACACTCGTTACTATGAACCACGCAACAAGCAATATTATGGATCTTCATCATACAGTGATTGTGATCAAAATCCTTATGGTCACTTTTCAGATAAAATGTCCTACAAGTCTGGTAGCGAGTGTCACAAATGTGCCTGCCAAAACACACCAACTGTCAAAGATATTTACAGCATGATGCAATTACAAAATGAACAAATGAAATTTCTTTTAGAAACTATTCAGAAATTGTTAGTCACTGTATTATCAAATCAGCAAACTCAACATAAATGTTGTTGCTCAGAAAATGGTCAATGTAAAAAAGATAATGATTCTAAAACAACAGAagtgtttaaaaatgatttaactcAAGAAAAATGTCCTTCGCAATATTCTCACAGTAACCATTCAGAAAAACTACAGACCAATCTAAAAAAATCTGAaactgtacaaaaaaaaaccaaaacaaaacaaaatttaaaatattcaggtAAACCAGATATTACTTCCatagaaaaagaaaaaccaAAAATTCCTGTTAATACTAGATGTGATAATAGTAAAGATGAGAAAGATAACACAAAAGAGAAGGAAAGGAGATACTCCATCATAAG TGATGAATCATTTGATTTGAATGCAAATGATGTTCAAGTAATTGAGGATCCAATATCTCCTGAACAATCGATTCATATTGATATGAAATCATCATCTGAAGATAGtgaaaatag TGAATGTGaagaaaatgacaaaaaaattgaagttgGATGgacaatgtataaaaatattatt gggCAAGTAAATAACTTACTTGAAGATAATAAGAGTgaacaaaaatgtaatgtagCTGAACAAATAGAATGTGTTAAACCTACAGCAACAATTACACcgaa GAATTTTGAAccatacaaacattttatgttacccgaaaatagtaaaatagattCCAGCTTACAGATGCAAGCACTTGCCATGCAGTACTTATCACCTGAACAAGCCATAAAAT ttgatatgaataaacattttgtgcCAACAACACAAGCTACCATGAAATCtccaaataattattctatctCAACACTACATTATATGGAAAGATATCAATTGATTGCACCTGAAAAATCATATACTTCAG aaaatcctCAACAAAAATTACCAACAGAAggattattaaacaaaaacaaaaaagcaTTGCGGAAAAATAAAACCCCttcaaaaatacttaatatcacTGAACTTAAACAACAACCAAAGTTGtcgtaa
- the LOC132930765 gene encoding iron-sulfur cluster assembly 1 homolog, mitochondrial yields the protein MAGRIVSASIRAVAGSRKPIKAALTLTPSAVDQLKKILSGKSDCIALKIGVKQRGCNGLSYTLDYASEKHKLDEEVVQDGIRVFIDRKAQLTLLGTEMDFVQSKLSSEFVFYNPNIKGTCGCGESFNI from the exons ATGGCAGGACGTATAGTGTCAGCCTCTATAAGGGCAGTAGCTGGAAGTAGAAAACCTATTAAGGCTGCTCTCACCTTG ACACCATCGGCTGTTGATCAACTAAAAAAGATACTGTCCGGGAAATCAGACTGT ATTGCTCTTAAAATTGGCGTTAAACAACGAGGATGTAATGGTTTAAGTTATACACTGGACTATGCCAGCGAAAAACATAAATTAGATGAAGAAGTTGTACAagatg GAATTCGTGTGTTTATTGATAGAAAAGCTCAGTTGACATTACTTGGAACTGAAATGGACTTTGTTCAATCTAAATTGTCTTCAGAATTTGTGTTTTATAATCCAAACATTAAAGGAACTTGTGGATGTGGTGAAAGTTTTAATATCTAA
- the LOC132929221 gene encoding mediator of RNA polymerase II transcription subunit 26, giving the protein MQKTFFDIKHRLLSALDDEYNVTDMSTVFEVISTLEQLPVTTEVLEATRIGKMVNELRRKTVDKQLAKRAKELVQRWRNLMINSAQVIQQAKLPSSQSNGMLSNYSKRPMTSPDQCTAPIKKPKLNGIPSLSSTIKSPPPVQKTPEPIPSPVNELDPEPDPILEPQGPKKRGRKKGGKNSSKLGIKPTNPVDLERMVCVGASKLKTTQEIIASLRKDDENYQLEEKPQIPVQEFQDEPSITKVDKPSRPKVSDIDRQIQEIYNRLPPLDLEAIDWSSPPPSPPRPPLSPTDLVDGAQIEGVTGNWENGETFREWHEVLTRTNDTGEPLVILPYVIID; this is encoded by the exons ATGCAGAAGACTTTTTTCGACATAAAACATAGGTTATTGAGCGCATTGGACGATGAATACAAT GTTACCGACATGTCTACAGTGTTCGAGGTTATTTCAACCCTTGAACAACTACCGGTTACTACGGAGGTGCTCGag GCAACTCGTATTGGTAAAATGGTTAATGAATTACGACGTAAAACTGTGGACAAACAGTTGGCCAAACGTGCGAAGGAGCTTGTACAGAGATGGCGTAACCTAATGATAAATAGTGCTCAAGTCATACAACAGGCTAAGCTTCCATCCTCACAGTCCAATGGCATGCTTAGCAACTATAGTAAAAGACCTATGACTTCACCTGATCAATGTACAGCACCTATTAAA aAACCAAAATTAAATGGAATACCTTCTCTAAGCTCAACCATCAAATCACCACCACCAGTTCAAAAAACACCAGAACCAATACCTAGTCCAGTTAATGAGCTTGATCCAGAACCTGATCCTATTTTAGAACCACAGGGTCCAAAAAAACGTGGCCGAAAAAAAGGAGGTAAAAATTCTTCAAAACTGGGGATAAAACCTACCAATCCTGTGGATTTGGAAAGAATGGTGTGTGTTGGTGCCAGTAAATTGAAAACCACCCAAGAAATAATTGCGTCATTACGAAAGGATGATGAAAATTATCAATTGGAAGAAAAACCACAAATACCTGTACAAGAGTTCCAGGACGAACCGTCTATAACAAAAGTTGATAAACCTAGTCGACCTAAAGTTTCAGACATCGACCGACAAATACaggaaatatataatagattaccTCCTCTAGATCTAGAAGCCATAGACTGGAGTTCACCACCACCATCGCCACCACGGCCCCCTCTGTCACCTACTGATTTGGTAGACGGAGCTCAAATAGAAGGCGTTACTGGTAATTGGGAAAATGGTGAAACATTTAGAGAGTGGCACGAGGTCTTAACTAGGACAAACGATACTGGTGAACCGCTTGTCATACTACCATACGTGATAATTGACTGA